From the genome of Blautia pseudococcoides, one region includes:
- the rpmG gene encoding 50S ribosomal protein L33, with protein MRVKITLACTECKQRNYNMTKEKKNHPERMETKKYCKFCKAHTMHKETK; from the coding sequence GTGCGCGTAAAAATAACATTGGCATGTACTGAATGTAAACAGCGTAATTACAACATGACAAAGGAAAAGAAGAACCATCCGGAACGTATGGAGACAAAAAAATACTGTAAGTTCTGCAAGGCTCACACAATGCACAAAGAAACCAAATAA
- the rplK gene encoding 50S ribosomal protein L11, with protein MAKKVTGYIKLQIPAGKATPAPPVGPALGQHGVNIVQFTKEFNARTADKGDLIIPVVITVYADRSFSFITKTPPAAVLLKKACNLKSGSGVPNKTKVATISKAKIQEIAEMKMPDLNAGSLEAAMSMIAGTARSMGITVEE; from the coding sequence ATGGCAAAGAAAGTAACAGGCTATATTAAATTACAGATCCCTGCTGGAAAGGCAACACCAGCACCACCGGTTGGACCTGCTCTGGGTCAGCACGGTGTAAACATTGTACAGTTTACAAAGGAATTCAATGCGAGAACAGCAGATAAGGGAGATCTGATCATCCCGGTTGTTATCACAGTATATGCGGACAGAAGTTTCAGCTTTATAACCAAAACTCCGCCGGCAGCAGTTCTGTTAAAGAAAGCCTGCAACCTGAAATCCGGTTCAGGTGTTCCGAACAAAACTAAAGTTGCTACAATTTCCAAGGCTAAAATCCAGGAAATCGCAGAGATGAAAATGCCGGACTTAAATGCAGGTTCCTTAGAAGCAGCAATGAGCATGATTGCAGGTACTGCAAGAAGTATGGGAATCACTGTAGAGGAATAA
- a CDS encoding SDR family NAD(P)-dependent oxidoreductase, translated as MIGLVTGANRGLGYEMVKEGLLRGHTMLAGCRKGADEAYARDLLEQKTKYPDSLLILEMDVINEEMVKGAAERVRQKYGHIDFLVNNAGVLFEKMVMPGDAVADLNVEMFRKTLDVNVTGTAIVLKYFIGLLYASEDACIMNITSEAGHLTPQGYNYLAYSVSKHAANMYTQKIRNYLAEEKADRHMRIYMIHPGRMDTIMGKENAQIPPSESALGLLDILDRKKQIPDMDVPFINYRGEPMPY; from the coding sequence ATGATTGGATTAGTGACCGGCGCCAACCGTGGGTTGGGCTATGAGATGGTAAAAGAAGGACTGCTTAGGGGCCACACGATGCTGGCCGGATGCAGGAAAGGCGCAGATGAAGCATACGCCCGTGATCTGCTGGAGCAGAAAACAAAGTATCCGGACAGCCTATTGATCCTGGAGATGGATGTGATCAATGAAGAAATGGTAAAAGGTGCGGCGGAGCGGGTGCGTCAGAAGTACGGGCACATAGATTTTCTTGTGAATAACGCGGGAGTGCTGTTTGAAAAAATGGTAATGCCGGGCGATGCTGTCGCTGATTTAAATGTGGAAATGTTCAGAAAGACATTGGATGTGAATGTGACAGGTACGGCTATTGTTCTGAAATATTTTATCGGTCTGCTGTATGCGTCTGAGGATGCCTGTATTATGAATATCACGTCCGAGGCAGGGCATTTAACGCCTCAGGGCTACAATTATCTGGCATACTCAGTGTCAAAACATGCTGCTAATATGTATACGCAGAAAATACGGAACTATCTGGCAGAGGAGAAGGCAGACAGACATATGCGGATCTATATGATTCATCCGGGCCGCATGGATACTATTATGGGAAAAGAGAATGCCCAGATTCCGCCTTCGGAGTCAGCTTTAGGTCTGCTTGACATTCTGGACAGGAAAAAACAGATACCTGATATGGATGTTCCCTTCATTAATTACAGAGGAGAGCCAATGCCATACTGA
- a CDS encoding DUF1622 domain-containing protein, protein MLFLEETLRNIVDLAILLFEYIGVGIIIFAGIRGMIHYIKRDPNTKLLLAKGLAMGLEFKLGSEILRTVVVRKLSEIYIVAGIIVLRAILTILIHWEIKNDEGHLMGGEADSP, encoded by the coding sequence ATGCTGTTTTTGGAAGAAACTTTGAGGAACATTGTGGATTTGGCAATCCTGTTATTTGAATATATTGGAGTGGGTATTATTATCTTTGCCGGAATCCGGGGTATGATTCACTATATTAAGCGGGACCCCAATACAAAACTTCTCCTTGCAAAGGGACTTGCCATGGGGCTGGAGTTTAAACTGGGGAGCGAAATCCTGCGCACCGTCGTTGTCAGGAAATTGTCGGAAATTTATATTGTGGCGGGGATCATTGTGCTGAGAGCAATATTGACGATTTTGATTCATTGGGAGATTAAAAATGATGAGGGACACCTAATGGGCGGGGAGGCGGACAGTCCATAA
- a CDS encoding carbohydrate ABC transporter permease has translation MKKMNMRKKEAIHGLLFVSPWIIGFLVFTLFPICSSLYYSLCDYQVIKDPVFIGLDNYKMLFQDKTFLKAMSNTVYMIIFGVPITTFIAVAVSIIMNNKKLKYTGPFRVAFFIPTLVPTVVACLLWIWVMQPETGIINRLLSYIGIQGPGWLSSMFWSKPALIIMMVWTCGNAIIIYLAGLQDIPDSLYESAALDGAGFFRQTMSVTIPLLRSTILYNVVTLIIAVFQWFAEPYIMTNGGPDNQTMFYSLYLYQNAFSYFKMGYASAMAWILLLIALGIILVLFKVFRFGESDY, from the coding sequence ATGAAAAAAATGAATATGAGAAAAAAAGAGGCCATTCATGGGCTGCTGTTTGTTTCCCCATGGATAATCGGTTTTCTGGTATTTACCTTATTTCCGATTTGTTCCTCCCTGTATTATTCCCTGTGTGATTACCAGGTGATCAAAGACCCTGTCTTTATCGGACTTGACAATTACAAAATGCTGTTTCAGGATAAAACGTTTCTGAAGGCAATGAGTAATACCGTTTATATGATCATTTTTGGAGTCCCTATCACTACATTTATTGCAGTGGCGGTCTCCATTATAATGAATAACAAGAAGTTAAAATACACCGGACCGTTCCGGGTGGCATTTTTTATTCCTACGCTGGTGCCCACAGTGGTGGCATGTCTGCTTTGGATATGGGTTATGCAGCCCGAGACTGGTATTATCAACCGCCTGCTCAGCTATATTGGGATTCAGGGCCCCGGATGGCTTTCCAGCATGTTTTGGTCAAAGCCTGCGCTGATCATTATGATGGTGTGGACCTGCGGCAATGCCATTATTATTTATCTGGCAGGTCTGCAGGATATACCCGACAGTCTTTATGAGTCGGCAGCTCTGGATGGGGCAGGGTTTTTCAGACAGACTATGTCCGTAACCATTCCGCTTCTGCGCTCTACGATCCTTTATAATGTAGTGACATTGATCATTGCGGTGTTCCAGTGGTTTGCAGAGCCGTACATTATGACAAACGGAGGCCCGGACAATCAGACTATGTTCTATTCCCTGTATTTGTATCAGAATGCGTTCTCTTACTTTAAGATGGGATATGCATCCGCTATGGCTTGGATCCTGTTGTTGATCGCACTGGGAATTATCTTGGTACTTTTCAAGGTCTTCCGGTTCGGGGAGTCAGATTATTAG
- a CDS encoding TetR/AcrR family transcriptional regulator: MSTKEQIVEEALTLFSSRGYQGTSVKNIAEAVGIKDSSLYKHFKSKKEIFETIVEEMARRMEAMSHTFGLPDDTSMEEAALAYGGITENELVVLSKKVFLFYLQDPFAGRFRRMLTIEQYRDKEIAAVYRKIYMEDSIRYQTVLFGDMIRQGIFSGTDARAMAVNFYAPIFFLLNKYDGGDSNVEDGLEELERQVREFVRIYQK; the protein is encoded by the coding sequence ATGTCAACTAAAGAGCAGATTGTGGAGGAGGCCCTCACACTTTTTTCAAGCAGGGGATACCAGGGCACCAGCGTGAAAAACATTGCGGAGGCAGTGGGGATCAAGGACAGCTCCCTCTACAAACATTTTAAAAGCAAGAAAGAGATCTTTGAGACCATTGTGGAGGAAATGGCAAGAAGGATGGAGGCTATGAGCCATACCTTCGGCCTGCCGGATGATACTTCCATGGAGGAGGCCGCACTTGCATACGGCGGGATAACCGAGAATGAGTTGGTGGTGCTGAGCAAAAAAGTTTTTTTGTTTTACCTACAGGATCCTTTTGCAGGAAGATTCCGCAGAATGCTGACCATAGAACAGTACCGGGATAAAGAGATCGCAGCGGTTTACCGAAAGATTTATATGGAGGACAGCATCCGTTACCAGACGGTTTTATTCGGTGATATGATACGGCAGGGCATTTTTTCGGGGACGGATGCCAGGGCTATGGCAGTGAATTTTTACGCGCCTATATTTTTTCTCCTGAATAAATACGACGGCGGGGACAGTAATGTGGAGGATGGACTTGAAGAACTGGAACGGCAGGTCAGGGAGTTTGTCCGTATTTACCAAAAATAA
- a CDS encoding radical SAM/SPASM domain-containing protein, with amino-acid sequence MEKIMERLQLEQYLSRGVENIIKRMKKASFTNPRSAMYLLKYAKAAGRAAGKRRQAEQNGKPVPPFLIASITSQCNLHCKGCYARANHTCGSEAVRIGMSAEQWDDIFAQAEEMGVSFILLAGGEPLMRPYVLKKAGMRKNILFPVFTNGTMINNDTLPRCVEGEPVSEVPDKGEADRGTYLQLFMDNRNLLPVLSMEGDRQKTDARRGSGIYDGLIQTMEDLRDWDILYGVSVTVTKENMEEVTADAFLRKLSLLGCKAVIYVEYVPADRATRNLAPDDGDREYLAARLDVLREMQGDMLLISFPGDERASGGCLAAGRGFFHINASGGAEPCPFSPYSDTSLQKTSLRDAMDSPLFCRLREDGSLTEMHTGGCALFEQEKKVKDHLKGIE; translated from the coding sequence ATGGAAAAGATTATGGAGAGATTACAGTTAGAGCAGTATCTTAGCCGTGGAGTGGAAAATATTATAAAAAGAATGAAAAAAGCATCGTTCACAAATCCGAGATCAGCCATGTACCTGCTGAAATACGCTAAGGCAGCCGGACGGGCGGCAGGAAAGCGCAGGCAGGCGGAGCAGAACGGGAAACCTGTGCCCCCATTCCTGATCGCCAGCATAACCAGCCAGTGCAATCTTCACTGCAAAGGGTGTTACGCCCGGGCAAATCACACCTGCGGCAGCGAGGCAGTTCGGATAGGGATGAGTGCGGAACAGTGGGATGATATTTTTGCCCAGGCCGAGGAAATGGGAGTCAGCTTTATCCTGCTGGCCGGAGGCGAGCCTCTGATGAGACCTTATGTACTGAAAAAGGCAGGAATGCGAAAAAATATCTTGTTCCCTGTTTTCACTAATGGTACTATGATTAATAATGATACATTGCCCCGCTGCGTGGAAGGGGAACCGGTCTCCGAGGTGCCTGATAAAGGGGAGGCAGACAGAGGTACATATCTGCAGCTTTTTATGGATAACAGGAATCTACTGCCGGTTCTCAGTATGGAAGGCGACAGGCAGAAGACAGATGCCAGGCGAGGCAGCGGGATTTATGACGGTTTAATACAGACAATGGAGGATCTGAGGGATTGGGATATTTTATATGGGGTATCTGTAACCGTGACCAAAGAAAATATGGAGGAGGTTACTGCAGATGCATTTCTTAGGAAGCTTTCTCTCCTGGGCTGTAAAGCTGTGATCTATGTGGAATATGTACCGGCAGACAGGGCAACAAGGAATCTGGCGCCGGATGATGGGGACAGGGAATATCTGGCGGCCAGACTGGACGTATTGCGGGAAATGCAGGGGGATATGCTCCTTATTTCGTTTCCTGGGGATGAGAGGGCATCGGGCGGATGTCTTGCTGCGGGGAGGGGATTTTTTCATATCAATGCCAGCGGCGGGGCGGAGCCTTGTCCGTTCTCCCCATATTCCGACACCAGTCTGCAAAAGACCAGCCTCAGGGATGCTATGGATTCCCCTCTGTTTTGCAGGTTGAGGGAGGACGGCAGCCTCACTGAGATGCATACCGGCGGCTGTGCTTTGTTTGAGCAGGAGAAGAAAGTGAAAGATCACCTGAAAGGGATAGAATGA
- a CDS encoding Gfo/Idh/MocA family protein, producing MRNVNVGILGCGVISNTYIRDIKRFYPSLHLAACADVNVELAKSHAEKYLIPSGCSVEEMLAMEDVELVVNLTPPQFHMELNKKILQAGKHVFCEKPFAPTAAQARQVMDLADERGLLVGSAPDTFLGSSLQTCRKILDDGWIGKPLYVTANMMSNGVETWHPAPANFYGQGAGPLYDMGPYYFTALAALLGPVKRVSAFSGTGFPVRKVYTGPLKGQEVQVETPTHYSGTAELASGVIVSMNISFDIWHSNLPMFEIYGTDGTLEVPDPNMSGGRPRVYRKERSLDVLYDDSQETKEKQNTSVELPELYPHIGDYTRGIGVLDLACAIDEKRKPRVNAEMACHVIEAITGMMESAQDRKVYEMKTTCEKPEPIKTGTPAGRI from the coding sequence ATGAGAAATGTAAATGTTGGAATACTGGGATGCGGCGTCATCAGTAATACTTATATCCGGGATATCAAACGCTTTTATCCCTCCCTGCATCTGGCGGCCTGTGCGGATGTGAATGTGGAGCTTGCAAAAAGCCATGCGGAGAAATACCTGATACCGTCAGGGTGTTCCGTGGAGGAAATGCTTGCCATGGAAGATGTGGAGCTGGTGGTGAATCTGACGCCTCCTCAGTTTCACATGGAATTGAACAAGAAAATACTGCAGGCAGGAAAACATGTATTCTGTGAAAAGCCATTTGCCCCCACGGCTGCCCAGGCCCGGCAGGTTATGGATCTGGCGGATGAGAGGGGGCTTCTTGTGGGAAGTGCTCCGGACACCTTTCTGGGATCTTCCCTGCAGACATGCAGAAAAATCCTGGATGACGGGTGGATCGGAAAGCCTCTCTATGTAACTGCCAATATGATGTCAAACGGTGTGGAGACCTGGCATCCGGCACCTGCCAATTTTTACGGGCAGGGGGCAGGGCCCCTGTATGACATGGGTCCGTACTATTTCACGGCACTGGCAGCACTGCTGGGTCCTGTGAAACGGGTCAGCGCTTTTTCCGGTACGGGGTTTCCGGTACGGAAGGTTTACACAGGCCCTCTGAAAGGGCAGGAGGTTCAGGTTGAGACGCCCACTCATTATTCGGGGACTGCGGAACTGGCATCGGGTGTGATCGTGAGCATGAATATCAGTTTTGATATCTGGCATTCCAATCTGCCCATGTTTGAAATATATGGAACAGACGGGACGCTGGAGGTGCCGGACCCCAATATGTCCGGCGGGCGGCCCAGGGTCTACAGGAAGGAAAGGTCTCTGGATGTACTGTATGATGACAGCCAGGAGACAAAGGAAAAGCAGAACACGAGTGTGGAACTGCCTGAACTGTATCCCCATATAGGTGATTATACCAGGGGGATCGGCGTTCTGGACTTGGCCTGTGCGATAGATGAGAAAAGAAAACCAAGGGTTAATGCAGAGATGGCCTGCCATGTGATTGAAGCCATCACGGGTATGATGGAATCGGCACAGGACAGGAAAGTATATGAAATGAAAACTACCTGCGAAAAACCGGAGCCTATAAAAACAGGCACGCCAGCGGGCAGAATATAA
- a CDS encoding GH1 family beta-glucosidase, translating into MGFQDDFLWGTATASYQIEGGAFEDGRGYTVWDDFSRTPGKVFSMHNGDVACDHYHRYQEDVKMMADMGIQAYRFSMAWSRIFPEGRGEINQSGIDFYNALIAELLKYNIKPCLTLFHWDLPFALHRLGGWQNPEIVDWFAEYAAAAAKAFGDRVKFFMTFNEPQCFVGLGHVSGEHAPGNIMSRRSVLEMAHHVMMAHGKAVQAIRSLVPDAQIGYAPTSNPVIPAADTPEDIETARRVYFAVEDKPDYMWSVSWWSDPVMLGRYPEDGLKLFEKDLPDFRPDDLKLMHQPLDFYGQNIYNGYKVKSDGKGGWEAVERPVGYPRTGNGWPVVPESLYWGPRFLYERYQKPIVITENGCCCADTVSLDGKVHDPGRIDFYHRYLRELGRAVEDGVKVDAYFAWSVIDNFEWAKGYSDRFGMVYVDFETQERILKDSAHWYAEVIRNNGANL; encoded by the coding sequence ATGGGATTTCAGGATGATTTTTTATGGGGGACAGCAACCGCTTCTTATCAGATAGAAGGCGGTGCTTTCGAGGACGGCAGAGGTTACACGGTATGGGATGATTTCTCCAGGACCCCCGGCAAAGTATTTTCCATGCACAACGGGGATGTAGCTTGTGACCATTACCACCGTTACCAAGAAGATGTGAAAATGATGGCAGACATGGGAATCCAGGCGTATCGTTTCTCTATGGCCTGGTCCAGGATTTTTCCTGAGGGAAGAGGGGAGATCAACCAGAGCGGTATAGATTTTTATAATGCTCTGATCGCTGAACTTCTGAAATACAATATTAAACCGTGTCTGACGCTGTTTCACTGGGATCTGCCCTTTGCCCTGCACCGTCTGGGAGGCTGGCAGAACCCTGAGATCGTGGACTGGTTTGCAGAGTATGCGGCAGCGGCGGCAAAAGCATTTGGTGACAGGGTTAAATTTTTTATGACCTTCAATGAGCCTCAGTGCTTCGTGGGGCTGGGACATGTGAGCGGAGAACATGCGCCCGGCAATATTATGTCCCGCCGCAGCGTGCTGGAAATGGCCCATCATGTGATGATGGCACACGGAAAAGCAGTACAGGCTATCAGAAGCTTGGTGCCGGATGCACAGATTGGTTATGCGCCCACCTCCAATCCGGTTATTCCGGCAGCGGATACTCCGGAGGATATTGAGACTGCGAGAAGAGTATATTTTGCCGTGGAGGACAAGCCGGATTATATGTGGTCCGTAAGCTGGTGGAGCGACCCGGTCATGCTGGGCAGATATCCCGAGGACGGGCTGAAGCTGTTTGAGAAGGATCTGCCGGATTTTAGGCCGGATGACCTGAAACTGATGCATCAGCCCCTGGATTTTTATGGGCAGAATATTTACAACGGATACAAGGTGAAGAGTGACGGAAAAGGCGGCTGGGAGGCTGTGGAACGCCCTGTGGGGTATCCTAGGACAGGCAACGGATGGCCTGTGGTTCCGGAATCCCTCTATTGGGGGCCGCGGTTCCTCTATGAACGGTATCAGAAACCTATTGTTATCACGGAGAACGGCTGCTGCTGTGCGGATACGGTGTCTCTGGACGGAAAAGTTCATGACCCGGGCCGGATAGATTTTTATCACAGATATCTGCGGGAGCTTGGCCGGGCTGTTGAGGATGGGGTGAAAGTGGATGCCTATTTTGCCTGGTCCGTGATTGATAACTTTGAGTGGGCGAAAGGGTATTCGGACAGGTTCGGTATGGTCTATGTGGATTTTGAGACACAGGAACGCATTCTGAAGGATTCTGCACACTGGTATGCAGAAGTTATCAGAAATAATGGAGCAAATCTGTAG
- the nusG gene encoding transcription termination/antitermination protein NusG: protein MSETNWYVVHTYSGYENKVKANIDKTIENRHLEDQILEVRVPMEDVEEMKNGQKKLVQKKMFPGYVLINMVMNDDTWYVVRNTRGVTGFVGPGSKPVPLTEEEMDRLGIRNVTVQIDFEEGDSVVVTGGVWKDTVGVVQSINESKQIVTINVELFGRETPVEISFAEVKKM, encoded by the coding sequence ATGTCAGAAACAAATTGGTATGTTGTACATACCTATTCAGGGTATGAGAACAAGGTAAAAGCCAACATTGACAAGACAATTGAAAACAGACACCTGGAAGATCAGATTTTGGAAGTCCGTGTTCCCATGGAGGACGTTGAGGAAATGAAAAACGGCCAGAAGAAGCTGGTGCAGAAGAAGATGTTTCCGGGATATGTCCTTATTAACATGGTGATGAATGATGATACCTGGTATGTTGTAAGAAACACACGCGGTGTCACAGGATTCGTTGGTCCGGGGTCAAAACCGGTTCCTTTGACAGAGGAAGAGATGGACCGTCTGGGTATCCGGAACGTAACCGTCCAGATCGACTTTGAAGAAGGTGACAGTGTTGTTGTTACAGGCGGAGTTTGGAAAGATACCGTGGGCGTTGTCCAGAGTATCAATGAATCCAAACAGATTGTGACAATAAATGTTGAGCTGTTTGGCCGCGAAACGCCAGTTGAAATCAGTTTCGCAGAAGTTAAGAAAATGTAA
- a CDS encoding alpha/beta hydrolase: MKRKVMITVLSAAVMLAFAGCSGNDKDTGDKSAEKKTQDTQEEDSAEEKEPGAAGGNRSDVLTTAETLVKDLIEGNTDNIKGNYEYTEQMKSAVESGQFQAAFQATLEAVGELKEVQPAWEGEPQSGYDMVQVPCDFAVQPINLTISFLEGKIGGVTTSVYQESKEEVSIPENVTETDMDLSIAEGRTLPGTFAVPKNLKEYPAVVFVHGSGSSDRNEASGQLKPFRDLAWGLAKQGIASYRYDKISYVYGKELAEDKEFTVYDETINDAAAAVKMLREQEGVSKVYVVGHSQGAQMMGAISREAQPDGCVMMAGPARGFAETLERQYTFLQSLNPNPSEQEKAVYEQGFAAVEQMRNIDALSEDEKIMGQNLTYIKSLLDYDAVKEAEDMTMPVLVLQGEEDYQVTMDDFQIWKDNYEGKDNWQFVSFPGLSHMFMEGRYEDGPASYQGVKHIPDEVTETIAGFING, translated from the coding sequence ATGAAAAGAAAGGTAATGATAACTGTGCTGAGTGCTGCCGTCATGCTGGCGTTTGCAGGCTGTTCCGGAAATGATAAGGACACAGGGGACAAAAGCGCTGAGAAGAAGACCCAGGATACACAGGAGGAGGACAGTGCCGAAGAGAAGGAACCCGGGGCAGCGGGTGGGAACAGATCTGATGTTCTGACAACGGCTGAGACACTTGTAAAAGATTTGATCGAAGGTAATACAGATAACATAAAAGGAAATTATGAGTATACAGAACAGATGAAGTCCGCAGTGGAAAGCGGCCAGTTCCAGGCAGCTTTTCAGGCGACGCTGGAAGCAGTGGGGGAACTGAAAGAGGTTCAGCCCGCGTGGGAAGGGGAGCCTCAGTCCGGGTATGACATGGTACAGGTTCCCTGTGATTTTGCCGTACAGCCCATCAATCTGACCATATCATTCCTGGAGGGCAAAATCGGAGGCGTTACCACTTCTGTGTATCAGGAAAGCAAAGAAGAGGTCTCCATACCGGAAAATGTGACGGAGACGGATATGGATCTGAGTATAGCAGAGGGCCGTACACTGCCGGGGACTTTTGCAGTACCTAAGAACCTGAAGGAATACCCGGCCGTGGTATTTGTGCATGGTTCCGGCAGCAGTGACAGAAACGAGGCTTCCGGTCAGCTAAAACCGTTCCGGGATCTAGCCTGGGGCCTGGCGAAGCAGGGAATCGCCTCCTATCGTTATGACAAGATATCCTATGTGTATGGGAAAGAGTTAGCCGAGGATAAGGAGTTTACAGTCTATGACGAAACTATCAATGATGCGGCTGCGGCTGTTAAAATGCTGCGTGAGCAGGAAGGCGTTTCAAAGGTATACGTGGTGGGGCACAGCCAGGGGGCTCAGATGATGGGGGCAATTTCACGAGAGGCCCAGCCGGACGGCTGTGTCATGATGGCAGGTCCGGCCAGAGGGTTTGCAGAGACGCTGGAGCGGCAGTACACATTTCTTCAGAGCCTGAATCCCAATCCCTCAGAGCAGGAGAAGGCTGTGTATGAACAAGGTTTTGCTGCAGTGGAACAGATGAGAAATATAGACGCTCTCTCCGAAGATGAAAAGATTATGGGACAGAATCTCACATATATAAAAAGCCTGCTGGATTACGATGCCGTGAAGGAAGCAGAGGATATGACCATGCCGGTGCTTGTCCTTCAGGGTGAGGAGGATTATCAGGTGACTATGGATGATTTCCAGATATGGAAAGACAATTATGAGGGGAAAGACAACTGGCAGTTTGTGTCATTCCCCGGACTGAGCCATATGTTCATGGAGGGCAGATATGAGGACGGCCCGGCCAGTTATCAGGGGGTAAAGCATATCCCTGATGAAGTGACAGAGACAATTGCCGGATTTATTAACGGATAA
- a CDS encoding sugar phosphate isomerase/epimerase family protein, with product MRLGLSSPLEHKSPWEWAGKMNRMGCTSVNFPVDHTCDEDLLEEYVKAAHEYGLTIAEVGAWCNPISPDAKVREAALIRCIEQLKLADKIGARCCVNVSGSRGERWDGPYKENLTQETWDLVVESIQQIIDAADPKKTYYTIEPMPWMYPMGPNEYVKLIHDVDRERFAVHMDVFNWITTPERYFYHEEFMEECFCKLGPYIRSCHLKDVVLLQEFTLQFRETACGRGTLNLEKYAELAGRTDPDMPLIIEHLDGDAAYLESLDYVKQRFGRAGITI from the coding sequence ATGAGACTGGGATTATCCAGCCCTCTGGAGCACAAAAGCCCATGGGAATGGGCTGGGAAGATGAACCGGATGGGATGTACTTCTGTTAATTTCCCTGTGGATCATACCTGCGATGAGGATCTTCTGGAGGAATATGTTAAGGCAGCTCATGAATATGGACTGACGATCGCAGAGGTGGGCGCCTGGTGTAATCCAATCTCCCCGGATGCCAAAGTCAGGGAGGCGGCTCTGATCAGGTGTATTGAGCAGTTAAAGCTGGCCGATAAGATAGGTGCCAGATGCTGTGTCAACGTCTCAGGTTCCAGAGGAGAGCGATGGGACGGCCCTTATAAAGAAAATCTGACACAGGAAACCTGGGATTTGGTGGTGGAAAGCATACAGCAGATCATTGATGCTGCCGATCCGAAAAAAACTTATTATACCATTGAACCCATGCCGTGGATGTACCCTATGGGTCCAAATGAGTATGTGAAGCTGATCCATGATGTGGACAGGGAGCGGTTCGCCGTGCATATGGATGTGTTCAATTGGATCACGACCCCGGAGAGATATTTTTATCATGAGGAGTTTATGGAAGAGTGTTTTTGCAAACTCGGTCCTTATATCAGAAGCTGCCACCTGAAAGATGTGGTCCTTTTACAGGAATTTACCCTGCAGTTTAGGGAGACGGCCTGCGGCAGGGGAACCCTGAATTTGGAAAAATACGCAGAGCTTGCCGGCAGGACAGACCCGGATATGCCGCTGATCATTGAACATCTGGACGGTGATGCGGCTTACCTGGAAAGCCTGGATTATGTAAAACAGCGTTTTGGACGGGCAGGTATCACAATATAA
- the secE gene encoding preprotein translocase subunit SecE has product MDAEKKVKAPKKNWTKGLQAEFKKIIWPDRPTLVKQTVAVVAITAILGVLISVIDSGVLQILNLLIK; this is encoded by the coding sequence ATGGATGCAGAAAAGAAAGTAAAAGCTCCTAAGAAGAACTGGACCAAAGGGCTTCAGGCTGAATTCAAAAAAATTATCTGGCCTGACAGGCCGACGCTGGTTAAACAGACGGTTGCGGTTGTAGCGATCACTGCCATCCTGGGAGTGCTCATTTCCGTGATTGACAGCGGCGTCCTGCAGATTCTGAATCTATTAATCAAATAA
- a CDS encoding VOC family protein gives MSAVVGTDLVCQVGFIVKDINATKKKWAEFLGVEEPEAALCGEYETTRTEFKGQPAPEANSYLAFFDVGPGLQLELIQPNEAPSTWRNYLNEHGEGIHHVAFNIKGMKMPEAVKRCEDLGMVLEQKGEYGDASGRYTYMNAYKDLKCIVELLESDR, from the coding sequence ATGAGTGCAGTAGTCGGTACAGATTTAGTTTGCCAGGTTGGGTTTATTGTTAAGGACATCAATGCCACAAAGAAGAAATGGGCAGAATTTTTAGGTGTGGAAGAGCCGGAAGCAGCTCTCTGCGGGGAATATGAGACAACGCGGACAGAATTTAAAGGCCAGCCGGCACCGGAGGCCAACAGTTATCTGGCATTTTTTGATGTGGGTCCGGGTCTCCAGCTTGAACTGATCCAGCCAAATGAGGCGCCCTCCACATGGAGAAATTACCTGAATGAGCATGGCGAGGGCATTCACCATGTGGCATTCAACATAAAGGGAATGAAAATGCCGGAAGCAGTAAAACGCTGTGAGGACTTGGGCATGGTGCTGGAGCAGAAGGGTGAGTACGGCGATGCCAGCGGAAGATATACTTATATGAATGCTTATAAAGACCTGAAATGTATTGTGGAACTGCTGGAGAGCGACAGATAA